The following are encoded together in the Variovorax sp. PBS-H4 genome:
- a CDS encoding tautomerase family protein has product MPFVIVEMWQGRTVEQKRNLVKAITQAMVDHADCKPDHLHVVIHDTPKDSWGRNGVLGIDMKEK; this is encoded by the coding sequence ATGCCATTCGTGATCGTCGAGATGTGGCAAGGCCGTACGGTCGAGCAGAAGCGCAACCTGGTCAAGGCCATCACGCAGGCCATGGTCGACCATGCAGACTGCAAGCCCGATCACCTGCACGTCGTGATCCACGACACGCCCAAGGACAGCTGGGGGCGCAATGGCGTGCTCGGCATCGACATGAAGGAAAAATAA
- a CDS encoding resolvase → METGLDTPIRGSAAPVARSLGERLDALNDAALELAQRARRPRRERLSGLHNPWRHGDPLVDPWLLLDLCEDPAVVDGVEALVGPDIVLWDTELYLEAAAYQRFVEEGREGRYWPAMPLAGAVVLVAAARPLACVDLARVAEDLPALDLASPLYVLRYMPGTSHFVRDGRALANWVAMEEQPLINYTTRPLWLVRGEDRASSDFVTGFSPPVPRWASNQPKEK, encoded by the coding sequence ATGGAAACCGGACTGGACACGCCGATCAGGGGCAGTGCCGCGCCTGTCGCGCGCAGTCTCGGCGAGCGTCTCGACGCGCTGAACGATGCTGCACTCGAGCTCGCGCAGCGTGCGCGGCGCCCGCGGCGGGAGCGGCTGTCGGGCCTCCACAACCCCTGGCGCCACGGAGATCCGCTGGTCGATCCCTGGCTGCTGCTGGACCTCTGCGAGGACCCCGCGGTCGTGGACGGCGTGGAAGCGCTGGTCGGCCCCGACATCGTCCTGTGGGACACCGAGCTGTACCTGGAGGCCGCGGCCTACCAGCGCTTCGTGGAGGAAGGCCGCGAGGGGCGCTACTGGCCGGCGATGCCGCTGGCGGGTGCGGTGGTGCTGGTGGCCGCGGCGCGGCCGCTGGCCTGCGTGGACCTCGCACGGGTTGCGGAAGATCTGCCTGCGTTGGACTTGGCGTCGCCGCTCTATGTCCTTCGCTACATGCCGGGGACGAGCCACTTCGTGCGCGACGGCCGGGCGCTCGCGAACTGGGTCGCGATGGAGGAGCAGCCGCTCATCAATTACACGACCCGTCCGCTCTGGCTCGTGCGCGGAGAAGACCGGGCCAGCAGCGATTTCGTCACAGGCTTTTCGCCGCCGGTGCCCCGATGGGCCAGCAACCAACCCAAGGAGAAATGA